Below is a window of Camelina sativa cultivar DH55 chromosome 11, Cs, whole genome shotgun sequence DNA.
TCTAGAGAAAGAACAGCATGAGCTTCTTGAAGCTGGTTCtcatggtgatgatagagatggtGCTCATAGTGATAGAGATGGTTCTGTTGGCGATGATAGAGATGGTGCTCATAGTGATAGAGATGGTTCtcatggtgatgatagagatgctcGTAGGGTATTTGTTGACATGGAAGATCGAGTGGAGGAGAACTTAGCAGGTTTTGTTGACGAAGAAGAGCATGATAATGATGAGGATACTCCTCCTAACTCAGATTGCGAGGACGTTGAAAGAAGATATATGAGGTGCAAAAAAGgtagtggagaaataaaattagagcaAGTCTTTGATAGTATAGGTGAGTTTAAAGAAGCTGTGGTTGACTATGCTCTTAAGAATGGAGAGAATATAAAGTTTACAAGATGGGGTTCAGAGAAGAGTGAAGTAAGGTGTTCCATTGGAGGGAATTGCAAATTCAAGATCTACTGCTCCTATGAAGATAAAATTGGAAAGTACATGGTGAAGACATGCAATGATGTCCATGCATGTACAAAGGACGGGTTTAGTAAAGTGATCAAGAGTGGAGTCCTTGCTCAGTTGTTCTTGAATGACATAAGGAAGGATCCGACATTCAATGCTAAGGCGATGCAAGATGCGATTGAGGAGCGTTACACCATAGTTGCTACTTATGATCAGTGTCGGACAGCTAGAGCAAAAGCATTGAAGATGATTCAAGAGGAATATGATGAGCAATTTGCTCGTCTACATGATTACATGGAACATCTTTTAGAGTAAGTCaagcttttttttactttgcttttcttataattttggaGTTAGTCGGTAATATGGGTTTGATTTCTGTTTTGTAGATCAAATCCGGGTTCAACAGCGGAGGTTGGGACATTGACTGATGATGCTGGTATCGTCAGGTTTGATAGGTTTTATGTCTGCTTTGAAGCCCTTCGGAAGACTTGGCTTGCATATTGTCGGCCAATAATTGGCATAGATGGTTGCTTCTTAAAAAACGGTGTGAAAGGACAACTGTTGGCAGCTGTAGGAAGAGATGCTAACAATCAGTTCTATCCGGTTGCTTGGGCAGTTGTGCAAACAGAGAACTATGATGCTTGGTTGTGGTTCATTAAGAAGCTGAAAGTTGATTTGAAGCTTGAAGATGGTGATGGATTTACCCTTATCTCTGATAGACAAAAGGGATTGCTCAATGTTGTTGATCAAGAGCTACCAAAGGTGGAACACCGGATGTGTGCACGCCATATCTATGGTAACCTTAGAAGAGTTTATCCAGGTAAAGATTTGCCAAAGAAGTTGTATTGGGCAGTTGCGAAGAGTTTTAATGCATCAGAGTATAACAAAGCCATTGACGAATTGAAGAAGTTTGATGAAGGAGTGTATGAGGCTGTCATGCAAAGGAATCCGCGAAACTGTAGTCGTGCCTTCTTTGGCTGCAAATCCAGTTGTGAAGATGTTTCTAATAACTTTTCTGAGTCTTACAACAATGCTATCAACAAAGCACGGGAAATGCCATTAGTGGAGATGTTGGAGACAATAAGAAGACAAACTATGATGCGTATAGATGTGAGGCTTAAAAAAGCAATGAAACGTCAAGGGAAATACACTCTCAAGGTCGCCAACACCATCAAAGAGGAAGAGCTTTTACGAAAGTATTGTCAGGTAATTCCTTGTGGAAATGGGCAGTATGAGGTTCTCGAAAACAAACATGGATTCAAGGTTGATATGAATGCAAAGACATGTGCATGTCGAAGATGGAGTATGACAGGGATCCCTTGCCGCCATGTTTTAAGAGTCATACTGACCAAGAAGCACAATCCTGAAGATTATGTTAACTGTGATTGGTACTTGGCATCAACAAATGTCAAGATTTACTCTGAGTCAATCTCAGCAGTTAATGGCATTGGTTTTTGGATAAGATCTCAGGAGCCTAGGATTCAACCACCACCACGAGAAGTTACAAAAGGTCccaaaaagacagaaaaaagaaagaagggcaagaatgagtctccaaagaagaagtcaaaaggaaaagaagaacaagaacaaccgGAGAAGAGAATCAAAGTTTCAAAAGCTGGACGAGATAGTCGTTGTGGCCGGTGTAGTACCGTCGGTCATAATACTAGAAGTTGTCCGGCTCTGGGAGTTGTTGGTagaaggtggaagaagaagaaaactggtGAAGAACCAAGCCAAGGACAAAGCCAAGAACCAAGCCAAGGACAAAGCCAAGAACCAAGCCAAAGACAAAGCCAAGGACTTAGTCAAGCACCAACCCAAGGACCAAGCCATGGAATGGAATGAATGAACTGAATAGAAGGAAGGGACGAATGGAagttagttttttgtttttgtccgaTGAGATTGAAAGTTTTTGTGGTAATCTCATGGTAGTTTATGGTTGTAGTTCGGTgaatttcaagtttttgttgTACTCAAAACATGGCTTCTATTTTTCATCTAATCAAAACTTATTGAAGTTTTATATTAATCTTAAcatagttaacaacaaaaacacttaaCAACTCCATGATTACATGCttaatcacaacaaaaacacttaaCAACACATTACACAAATATTACATAGTAGACAAAAGCCACAACTAAACCACCACAAACAATCATGTTCTTGAAGCTTCTTAGCTCTTGAATCTCTTTCTCACAAGAACTCACCACACCTTTGAGCTCTACAATATCTTTTTCACATCTTTCTGCGATTTCTTTGATAGCTTCTACCTCATCTAATCCCTTTGCTAAGCTTCCCActtctctttctattttgtcaACTACACTTTCAACCTCTTCCATCTCCTCAACCATGCTTATGTCGGTCCACTTAAACAAATGATTCAGATTCTAATACAAAAATACACATTATGAGAAGGTTATGAGAACAATTTTCATATGACCAACTATATTGATTACCTCGTCGGATCCATTAGGACAACAATGAAAGAGTCTTCCAGGATTTTTCATTGTGTTTGAAGTTCTCATTACAGAGAATCGACCACATCTACATTTTCGTGGGATTCCTCTTCCAATGACATTGACTCTGTCGCTGCTCACTCCTTCACCAAATAACGGATTCACCAATTcacaatcaaataatatttctatCAAAATATACAAAGACAAGGAAACTAAACACATTATGTTCTCAATTACTCACttgaagaagctgatgatgaagACATCTTAATCGATTTTGCCCAAAAACTCTAAATGTTctaaaaatccccaaatcaattGAACAAACTTTCTCTCGACTCGTGAAAgaagtaaaaaggaagaagacaatggaaacaacgtcgttttggaCAAAAGAAGCTCTTTCTTTCGTATCTCAATACGACGTCGTTTATTACGTGGCATCCACGTAAACAGTTGTTAACGGTCAGATAACACCGTCACGGCTTGTGCATGTTCTTACACCGTTTGTCGAGTTGGTGCAGCCAATTTGAATTTTACTAAACTTTGTGTATGGATTTACTCAGTGTTATAGCTGgtgtatgaattcaacataccccTAGGGTATGAAAATACCGATTTTCCCTGCAATTTACGAGAaatacaaaactaaataaataatgtcACAACTATTGGTGACGTGTCGAAATTTAATTGGATAAGCTGACGAAGGAGTAGGCGAACGATCAATCTCGCATCCCTACGAATAGATTCTCCGTTTTCGTTATGCGGGTGGCGATAACTAATTGGGGAACCTTTTgtgtaacttttttaaaaaaaaaaatcttgatacATAagggcttttttatttttgtgtaatGTTAAGATTAATTTTAGGTTTCCAGTTGCAAAAAATATATGGGCGATTAGGGTTTACCCCAACCaagagtaaaagaaaaaaaaacagtgagcAGAACACGAAACTCGCCATGGGTAAGGTGAGAAAGAAAAATCGAGAATGTCTTACTAGGTCTAAGAAATGTCAAGACAAAAGCGAAGAAATCGATCTGTTTTCGAATATTCCTCCGGAACTGATACTTGAGATTCTCCTAAAATCGCCGGCCAAATCCATAGTCAAACTCAGCTTCGTTTCTAGATACTGGTCATCTATCATCGTTTCTAGATACTGGTCATCTATCATCGAGTATATGTATTGTTGATCTTAACTGATATGTACCTGACTCGATCTATTACTCGGCCTCGTCTTCTTTTCACAGTCAACCGTCTGGACATGCACTTCTTTGTCTCCCGATCCCTGGAGGATCTGTTGTCTtctgatgatcatcatcataggGAAAGGGTAACTCTTACTCCGAAACCAGATTCACGGTATTGCTTTTCTCCTCCCGTCCGCGGCTTGATATGCTGTTTTAATGGTACTAAAGTGTTGATTGGAAATCCTACCACTGGTCAATTCGTAGCTTTGCCCAGagtcaaaactataaaagaatcatatcatcttttttttggatatgaTCCAGTTAACGATCTATACAAAGTCTTGTGCATGACAAATCGACGTGTTCTTTTCAGAGATagattcttaaaaaatattgagaCGGAGGAGCATCAAGTTCTCACTCTAGGAGCTAAACAAGAATGGAGAATGATTGAATGTAAGCATGGCCATCGTCTAGGTGGTTCTTCCTTTGTAAGTAAAGGAATATGCATAAATGGGGTTGTGTATTATTTAGCTAAGGTCGATATACGATTCTATTCTCTAATAAGCTTCAATCTGATGTCTGAAGACTTTAATGTTATTGGTTTACCTGATAGTCGTTCTAGTAAACTGGTGGACTACGGTGGATAGATAGCTTTAACGGATACCATATGTAGAGGTACACTTGACCTGTGGGTTCTCAAGGATTTCAGTAACCAAGAATGGTCAAAATGTTCTCTATTGGTTCCTTCTTGGACAAACTTAGTTGGGGATGATGAATGGTTTACGTTCCGGGGTGCACTCCGTACCGGCGAGCTTATATTTGTACCGTTTCATTATAAGAACCCTAAAcgtttctcttttatttgttacGATCTCAAGGTAAACCATGCCAGAAAAGTTGTGATTGAAGGACTTGGGAATGACCATCGTGCTAAAGTCTTTTTGGATCATGTAGAGAGTCCAATGTTTCTACCAACGGTGtgttactagtttttttttttgggctttgCATTTAACTttatctccttctttttttttgttcaagcCTTATGTATGATCTTATTCTTGGATAGTATCTATCTAAGATTAGTCCTAGTATTGTTTAATGGCATTGTACGCTCATGACTTGATaaaagtaatctttttttttttttttgtggagcTTTAGAACAAGCTtcaggtttcttatttgatttattatatttgaagagaggaaatttttttttgaagggtttaagaacaaaaatgaaTTCCATCTCGACTTTGATTACTTTGGTAAATTATGTTACTTTGATTTAGTTATACAATTTTGGATGGAGGAGTTTTTCAGTATCATTTTATTAGTTTGTACAAAATTGCGTTTTATGTAAAGAATCAAGGATGTTTTATGCAATTTTACCGTAAATTCGAAACCAAATAAATACTAATGTCACAAGCATTGG
It encodes the following:
- the LOC104727675 gene encoding putative F-box protein At4g29970, yielding MGKVRKKNRECLTRSKKCQDKSEEIDLFSNIPPELILEILLKSPAKSIVKLSFVSRYWSSIIVSRILTDMYLTRSITRPRLLFTVNRLDMHFFVSRSLEDLLSSDDHHHRERVTLTPKPDSRYCFSPPVRGLICCFNDRFLKNIETEEHQVLTLGAKQEWRMIESKVDIRFYSLISFNLMSEDFNVIGLPDSRSSKLVDYGG